One window of the Reyranella humidisoli genome contains the following:
- a CDS encoding twin transmembrane helix small protein: MTLANVLFVLVLLSAFATLGTLFAGLINMSRNQDANIEGSRRSNKFMWWRVRLQLLTVVLILLWYFASRS; encoded by the coding sequence ATGACCCTCGCCAACGTCCTTTTCGTCCTCGTGCTGCTATCGGCGTTCGCCACGCTCGGTACGCTGTTCGCCGGCCTCATCAACATGAGCCGGAACCAGGACGCCAACATCGAAGGCAGTCGCCGCAGCAACAAGTTCATGTGGTGGCGCGTGCGCCTGCAGTTGCTCACGGTCGTGCTGATCCTCCTCTGGTACTTCGCGAGCAGGAGCTAG